Proteins found in one Bremerella volcania genomic segment:
- a CDS encoding glucose 1-dehydrogenase has protein sequence MRKLENKTAIVTGGSRGIGANLCTSLAAAGASVVVNYASNASAAAEVVSQIESAGGKALAVQADVAESADVRKLFDVAEETFGKVDILVNNAGVVHYKTIEDTTDDEFARIMRINVNGVFYGMREASQRLADGGRVISISTSAALMFLPTYGPYCASKGAIEQLSRSLAKELGPRRITSNIVSPGPTETEMFLGNNKEEKIDRMRKLAALGRLGKPEDMGPVIVFLASEDSGWITGQVIPVNGGTA, from the coding sequence ATGCGCAAGTTGGAGAACAAAACGGCAATCGTCACCGGTGGTTCACGTGGGATCGGAGCGAATTTGTGCACGAGCCTGGCGGCCGCGGGCGCAAGTGTGGTAGTTAACTACGCCAGCAACGCGAGCGCAGCTGCGGAAGTAGTCTCGCAGATCGAATCGGCTGGCGGCAAGGCCTTGGCTGTTCAAGCAGACGTCGCGGAGTCTGCGGACGTGAGGAAGTTGTTTGACGTTGCCGAAGAGACGTTCGGGAAAGTCGACATTCTGGTCAACAATGCTGGCGTCGTGCATTACAAGACCATCGAGGACACCACTGATGACGAGTTTGCTCGAATCATGCGGATCAACGTCAACGGCGTTTTCTATGGCATGCGAGAAGCCTCCCAGCGTCTGGCGGATGGGGGAAGGGTGATCTCCATTTCGACCTCCGCCGCACTCATGTTTCTGCCGACGTATGGTCCCTACTGTGCATCGAAGGGAGCAATCGAACAGCTCTCACGAAGCTTGGCCAAGGAGTTGGGGCCACGCCGGATCACTTCGAATATCGTTTCGCCAGGGCCGACCGAGACGGAAATGTTTCTTGGCAACAATAAGGAGGAAAAGATCGATCGCATGCGAAAGCTGGCCGCGCTCGGTCGACTTGGAAAGCCGGAAGACATGGGACCGGTCATCGTTTTCCTGGCCAGTGAAGATAGTGGTTGGATCACGGGGCAGGTCATTCCGGTCAACGGTGGTACTGCGTAA
- a CDS encoding DUF4272 domain-containing protein — MEPETIRKQSLSKAKKLGYPINPELPLLGDIEIRRSQEELLDRMLCLFTCVACSFGFPKQLGWSWLAQEGLLERVTPDESLYLRNKDNSDLDKYAPHVETVWTLAWIGKVHDTLEFNQTCTNDMVNLFPNLKASASSERFRHQCQMRSVEEIAPKLDLAYCIHWAIQHETENKLELPKKPKRLRPYILINRRHALEWLFCEEPWDEVPMDID, encoded by the coding sequence ATGGAACCTGAGACCATCCGCAAGCAAAGCCTGTCCAAGGCAAAGAAACTGGGCTATCCGATCAACCCGGAGTTGCCGCTGTTAGGCGATATCGAAATCCGTCGATCTCAAGAGGAACTGCTCGATCGGATGCTGTGCTTGTTTACCTGCGTGGCGTGTTCGTTTGGGTTTCCCAAACAGTTGGGATGGTCGTGGCTGGCCCAGGAAGGGCTGCTCGAGAGGGTCACGCCAGACGAATCGCTGTACTTGCGAAACAAGGATAACAGTGACCTTGATAAGTACGCACCGCACGTCGAGACGGTTTGGACGCTGGCCTGGATCGGAAAAGTTCACGACACCTTGGAGTTCAATCAGACGTGCACCAACGATATGGTGAACCTGTTTCCCAATTTGAAGGCGTCGGCATCGAGTGAACGGTTTCGCCATCAATGTCAGATGCGATCGGTGGAAGAGATCGCACCGAAGCTTGACCTGGCTTACTGCATCCACTGGGCAATTCAGCACGAGACCGAAAACAAGCTGGAACTGCCCAAGAAGCCCAAGCGACTGCGTCCGTACATCCTCATCAACCGGAGGCATGCGCTGGAATGGCTTTTCTGTGAGGAACCGTGGGACGAGGTGCCCATGGATATAGACTAG
- a CDS encoding sulfatase-like hydrolase/transferase gives MSILVLCLLITGSLRAENAKPNVVFILTDDHRWDGLSTAGNEKIKTPNLDKLCEAGTRFENAFVTLAICSPSRAACLTGRYGSQNGVTAVGHASLKKGEPTFARALNEAGYATGVTGKWHLGNSPKSCGFDFASTCWSNGTWYDREFTIDGKKRKMPGFVDDVTVDESLRFLDQAAQSNQPFALWLCTQVPHMDHKHTWPAKQEYLDQYDAEAMPLAETWNDDLSGKPQYLATSRSRTQALSYGYDDPENIRKHTRDYYASVQQMDAAVGKFLDELDRRGLRENTWIILMGDNGWMLGEHGFTSKVLAYEESMRVPMAVVGPGLPAQVRDELVLNIDLTAMIYELAGLEVPGSLHGRSMLPIVQGKSPSDWRTSFLYEAPTPQLGSKPLWAVRDRQWKYIETDLGGGDVFRELYDLNSDSIEAKNLADEAAHADRVAEFSRQLHAYLKGLTHEN, from the coding sequence TTGTCCATTCTTGTTCTCTGTCTGTTGATCACAGGCTCTTTGCGTGCCGAGAATGCCAAGCCCAACGTCGTTTTCATCCTCACCGACGACCATCGCTGGGACGGGCTTTCTACGGCCGGGAACGAGAAGATCAAGACACCCAATCTCGACAAGCTGTGCGAGGCGGGGACTCGCTTTGAAAACGCTTTTGTCACGCTGGCCATTTGCTCGCCGAGTCGGGCTGCTTGTTTGACAGGGCGTTATGGGAGCCAGAATGGAGTAACCGCCGTGGGGCATGCCTCTTTGAAGAAGGGGGAACCGACATTCGCACGGGCTCTCAATGAGGCAGGCTACGCGACCGGTGTGACTGGGAAGTGGCATTTGGGGAATTCGCCCAAATCGTGCGGCTTCGACTTTGCTTCTACCTGTTGGTCGAACGGCACCTGGTACGACCGCGAGTTCACGATCGACGGTAAGAAGCGTAAGATGCCGGGCTTTGTCGATGACGTCACGGTCGATGAGTCGTTGCGATTTCTAGATCAAGCTGCCCAGTCCAATCAGCCGTTTGCCCTTTGGCTGTGTACTCAGGTTCCGCATATGGATCACAAGCATACCTGGCCGGCGAAACAGGAGTATCTGGATCAATACGACGCAGAAGCCATGCCGCTGGCGGAAACCTGGAATGATGATCTGTCGGGCAAGCCGCAGTACCTGGCGACCTCGCGCAGCCGTACTCAGGCACTGAGCTACGGCTACGACGACCCTGAGAATATTCGGAAGCATACCCGAGACTACTACGCGAGCGTCCAGCAAATGGATGCCGCCGTGGGGAAGTTCTTGGATGAACTCGATCGACGTGGTCTGCGCGAGAACACGTGGATCATTCTGATGGGAGACAACGGCTGGATGCTGGGGGAACACGGCTTCACGAGCAAGGTGCTCGCCTACGAAGAATCGATGCGCGTCCCCATGGCGGTCGTCGGGCCGGGACTTCCGGCCCAGGTTCGCGACGAACTGGTGCTGAACATCGACCTGACCGCGATGATCTACGAGCTTGCTGGCCTGGAAGTGCCGGGGTCTTTGCATGGCCGCAGCATGTTGCCGATCGTGCAAGGGAAGTCCCCCAGCGACTGGCGAACCAGTTTTCTCTACGAAGCCCCCACGCCGCAATTGGGGAGCAAGCCGCTGTGGGCGGTGCGCGACAGGCAGTGGAAATACATCGAAACCGATTTGGGCGGCGGTGACGTTTTTCGCGAACTCTACGATCTGAATTCTGACTCGATCGAAGCGAAGAACCTGGCGGATGAAGCGGCGCACGCCGACCGTGTCGCTGAATTCAGTCGGCAGCTTCATGCCTATCTGAAGGGGCTGACGCACGAAAACTGA